A single genomic interval of Oceanithermus profundus DSM 14977 harbors:
- a CDS encoding phosphoribosylaminoimidazolesuccinocarboxamide synthase, translated as MFSEEEWNEAWKQPLLEARLEGLGPREAGKVRDMYRAGDLRVLVATDRISAFDRVLGAVPFRGQVLNQLSAWWFEATRDLVANHVVSVPDPNVTIAREAEPLPVEVIVRGYITGSTTTSLWYLYEQGERAPYGVPLPEGLAKNDPLPEPIITPTTKAAPGEHDERLTAAEVTERGLVEPALWERVQEVALALFARGQEVARRGGLVLVDTKYEFGLADGELVLIDEVHTPDSSRYWDLAAYERGEIVHYDKEHLRLWYAARGFRGEGEPPPLAPELARELAELYVSVFERLTGARFEPGAQPAGPRIQENVERALAELGVARG; from the coding sequence ATGTTCAGCGAAGAGGAATGGAACGAAGCCTGGAAGCAGCCGCTGCTCGAGGCCCGGCTCGAGGGCCTGGGGCCGCGGGAGGCGGGCAAGGTGCGCGACATGTACCGCGCCGGGGACCTGCGGGTGCTCGTGGCCACCGACCGCATCTCGGCCTTCGACCGGGTGCTGGGGGCGGTGCCCTTCCGCGGGCAGGTGCTCAACCAGCTCTCCGCCTGGTGGTTCGAGGCCACCCGGGACCTGGTGGCGAACCACGTCGTCAGCGTTCCCGACCCGAACGTGACGATCGCGCGCGAGGCCGAACCCCTGCCCGTCGAGGTGATCGTGCGCGGCTACATCACCGGCAGCACGACCACCTCGCTGTGGTACCTCTACGAGCAGGGCGAACGCGCCCCCTACGGGGTGCCGCTGCCCGAGGGGCTGGCCAAGAACGACCCGCTGCCCGAGCCGATCATCACCCCGACCACCAAAGCGGCTCCGGGGGAGCACGACGAGCGGCTCACCGCCGCCGAGGTGACCGAGCGCGGCCTGGTCGAGCCCGCCCTCTGGGAGCGGGTGCAGGAGGTGGCCCTGGCGCTCTTTGCGCGCGGCCAGGAGGTGGCCCGGCGGGGCGGCCTCGTGCTGGTCGACACCAAGTACGAGTTCGGGCTCGCGGACGGGGAGCTGGTGCTGATCGACGAGGTGCACACCCCCGACTCGAGCCGTTACTGGGACCTCGCCGCCTACGAGCGCGGGGAGATCGTCCACTACGACAAGGAGCACCTGCGCCTGTGGTACGCCGCCCGCGGCTTCCGCGGCGAGGGCGAGCCGCCGCCGCTCGCGCCCGAGCTGGCGCGCGAGCTCGCGGAGCTCTACGTGAGCGTCTTCGAGCGGCTCACCGGCGCCCGCTTCGAACCCGGGGCCCAGCCGGCCGGGCCGCGCATCCAGGAGAACGTCGAACGGGCGCTGGCCGAACTGGGGGTGGCTCGTGGCTAA
- a CDS encoding AIR carboxylase family protein, with translation MAKGRVIVLMGSASDAEHAGRATALLDRLGVPWSLHVASAHKTPARLLEVLAEHERRGGARVYLTIAGRSNALSGLADAQVAAPVIACPPLGGGPWAPYDLASSLRMPSGVAPLVVLDPENAALAAVKILALAEPGLAEAVRSYQAAQREKLERADAALGGGAAE, from the coding sequence GTGGCTAAGGGGCGCGTAATCGTCCTCATGGGTTCGGCCTCCGACGCCGAGCACGCCGGCCGGGCCACCGCGCTGCTGGACCGCCTGGGGGTGCCCTGGTCCCTGCACGTGGCCTCGGCCCACAAGACGCCGGCGCGGCTCCTCGAGGTGCTCGCCGAACACGAACGCCGCGGCGGCGCGCGCGTCTACCTGACGATCGCGGGCCGCTCCAACGCCCTCTCGGGGCTCGCCGACGCCCAGGTGGCCGCCCCCGTGATCGCCTGTCCGCCGCTGGGCGGCGGACCCTGGGCGCCCTACGACCTGGCCTCGTCGCTGCGCATGCCCTCGGGGGTGGCGCCGCTCGTCGTCCTCGATCCCGAGAACGCTGCGCTGGCCGCGGTCAAGATCCTGGCCCTGGCCGAACCCGGCCTCGCGGAGGCGGTGCGGTCGTACCAGGCGGCGCAGCGGGAGAAGCTCGAGCGGGCCGACGCCGCCCTGGGCGGAGGTGCGGCGGAGTGA
- the purQ gene encoding phosphoribosylformylglycinamidine synthase I: MNRSQGEELQATFVVEVTGVRGGADAELRARELGARAVRRARLFYLQGLDRAQVEALAREVLADAVSERWRVAPAGAPPELEPGWTYVDVTLHPGVTDAEAETLLAVLAARGLTGVRAATGRRYYVQGLDPARLAELAPRTLANPVVEHWSVAAPARPGFVEAEPARMEARRLPLRNLDEAGLAALSRARRLALDVSEMKQIQAYFVREGREPTDVELETLAQSWSEHCAHKTFRSPIVYTGPPPGSRSGAETRRIDGLLRTYIKGATDRLDRPWVRSAIEDNAGLVAFAEGYDLAFKVETHNHPSALEPFGGAGTGVGGVIRDVLGVSARPLAVTDVLCFGPLDLPAEDLPEGALHPRRVYEGVTHGIEDYGNKMGVPTVSGAVWFHPGYTANPLVYAGCLGVLPSGSHPTEPRAGDWVVLVGGRTGRDGIGGATFSSATMDATTHEVAGASVQIGDPIQEKKVADLVLAARDEGLYHAITDCGAGGLSSAVGEMGAALGVRVELERVPLKYPGLEPWEIWLSEAQERMVLAVPPDRWERLAELARRYRVEAVRIGRFEASGRLVVEAGGRAVADLAMDFVHGGWPRRERRAEWRPPRLARARFEPGPELLPALLAHPNLKSREPLLRRYDHLVQGGTAEGPLVGAADHGPADAAVLVPQEVQGADPPAAALAVGLATGLYPVDPYLMAFMALDEAVRNLVAVGADPDRIAVLDNFSWGDPDLPDRLGSLVRAAQGLYDAALRYGTPFVSGKDSLNNEYTDRRGVRHAIPGTLVVSGLGRLARASEAQSLDLKRPGDPVWLVGATGRALAGSHAGALAGLPETAGGLPVFDERAPDWMRALHRAIRSGWVRAVHDLSEGGLALAAAEMAIAGRLGLDLDPARAPVIEPLGEAELLFSESPSRFLVEVDAEHEAAFAALFEGLPAARLGRVTPEPELRLGGWRWPLEELERAWRGELAPDPRPIRPAPEPYAAAAVRRARPRAAVLFAPGTNRDGDARIALERAGARPERVLLSELEPADLAAFDLLLLPGGFSYGDDLGAGKVWALELRDRFGEAVDAFVASGKPVLGICNGFQALVKAGFLPGWAGPPAVTLAPNASGRFETRWVWLEPEPGAACPFVAGLSAPLYVPVAHGEGRLAVRDAKVLARLEAAGQVALRYALPGGGEPGYPADPNGSAGHVAGLCNPAGNVLGLMPHPEDHVFPWQHPRSHRGERGFDGLALFRRLVEHA, translated from the coding sequence TTGAACCGTTCACAGGGGGAGGAGTTGCAGGCGACCTTCGTCGTCGAGGTGACGGGGGTGCGCGGAGGGGCGGACGCGGAGCTGCGGGCCCGCGAACTGGGCGCGCGCGCCGTACGGCGCGCGCGCTTGTTTTACCTGCAGGGGCTGGACCGCGCGCAGGTGGAGGCGCTGGCCCGCGAGGTGCTGGCCGACGCGGTGAGCGAGCGCTGGCGGGTGGCGCCGGCGGGAGCGCCGCCGGAGCTGGAGCCCGGCTGGACCTACGTGGACGTGACCCTCCACCCGGGGGTCACCGACGCCGAGGCCGAGACGCTGCTCGCGGTGCTGGCCGCCCGCGGCCTGACGGGGGTGCGGGCGGCCACGGGCCGGCGTTACTACGTGCAGGGGCTGGACCCCGCGCGGCTCGCGGAGCTGGCGCCGCGGACGCTGGCCAACCCGGTCGTCGAGCACTGGAGCGTGGCCGCGCCGGCGCGGCCGGGTTTCGTGGAGGCCGAACCCGCGCGCATGGAGGCGCGCCGGCTGCCGCTGCGCAACCTCGACGAGGCCGGCCTCGCGGCGCTCTCGCGCGCGCGCCGGCTGGCGCTCGACGTGAGCGAGATGAAGCAGATCCAGGCCTACTTCGTGCGCGAGGGGCGCGAGCCTACCGACGTGGAGCTCGAGACCCTGGCCCAGAGCTGGAGCGAGCACTGTGCCCACAAGACCTTCCGCTCGCCGATCGTCTACACCGGGCCGCCCCCCGGAAGCCGGAGCGGCGCGGAGACCCGGCGCATCGACGGCCTGCTCCGCACCTACATCAAGGGGGCGACCGACCGGCTCGACCGCCCCTGGGTGCGTTCGGCGATCGAGGACAACGCCGGCCTCGTGGCCTTCGCCGAGGGCTACGACCTGGCCTTCAAGGTGGAGACCCACAACCACCCTTCGGCGCTCGAGCCCTTCGGGGGCGCCGGCACCGGCGTGGGCGGGGTGATCCGCGACGTGCTGGGGGTGAGCGCGCGGCCCCTCGCCGTCACCGACGTGCTCTGCTTCGGGCCGCTGGACCTGCCGGCGGAGGACCTGCCAGAGGGGGCGCTCCACCCCCGGCGCGTCTACGAGGGCGTGACCCACGGCATCGAGGACTACGGCAACAAGATGGGCGTGCCCACGGTGAGCGGCGCGGTCTGGTTCCACCCCGGCTACACGGCCAACCCCCTCGTCTACGCGGGCTGCCTGGGTGTCCTCCCCAGCGGGAGCCACCCCACCGAACCGCGCGCGGGCGACTGGGTGGTCCTCGTCGGCGGCCGCACCGGCCGCGACGGCATCGGCGGGGCCACCTTCTCGAGCGCCACCATGGACGCCACCACCCACGAGGTCGCGGGCGCGAGCGTGCAGATCGGCGACCCCATCCAGGAGAAGAAGGTGGCCGACCTGGTGCTGGCGGCGCGCGACGAAGGCCTCTACCACGCGATCACCGACTGCGGGGCGGGCGGCCTCTCCTCGGCGGTGGGCGAGATGGGCGCGGCGCTGGGGGTCCGGGTCGAGCTCGAGCGGGTGCCGCTGAAGTACCCGGGGCTCGAGCCCTGGGAGATCTGGCTCAGCGAGGCCCAGGAGCGCATGGTGCTGGCCGTGCCCCCGGACCGCTGGGAGCGCCTGGCCGAGCTGGCCCGGCGCTACCGGGTGGAGGCGGTGCGCATCGGCCGCTTCGAAGCGAGCGGCCGCCTCGTCGTCGAGGCGGGCGGGCGGGCGGTGGCCGACCTGGCCATGGACTTCGTCCACGGCGGCTGGCCCCGGCGGGAGCGCCGCGCCGAGTGGCGGCCGCCGCGGCTGGCGCGCGCCCGTTTCGAGCCGGGGCCGGAACTGCTGCCCGCGCTGCTGGCGCACCCGAACCTGAAAAGCCGCGAACCGCTGCTGCGCCGCTACGACCACCTGGTCCAGGGGGGCACCGCCGAGGGGCCGCTCGTGGGCGCGGCCGATCACGGCCCCGCAGACGCGGCCGTGCTGGTGCCCCAGGAGGTGCAGGGCGCCGATCCTCCCGCGGCCGCGCTGGCCGTGGGGCTCGCGACCGGTCTCTACCCGGTGGACCCCTACCTGATGGCCTTCATGGCCCTCGACGAGGCGGTGCGCAACCTGGTCGCCGTGGGGGCCGACCCCGACCGCATCGCCGTGCTCGACAACTTTTCCTGGGGCGATCCGGACCTGCCCGACCGCCTGGGAAGCCTGGTGCGCGCGGCCCAGGGGCTCTACGACGCGGCGCTGCGTTACGGCACCCCCTTCGTTTCCGGGAAGGACAGCCTCAACAACGAATACACCGACCGCCGCGGGGTGCGCCACGCCATCCCCGGCACCCTGGTGGTCTCGGGCCTGGGGCGGCTCGCGCGGGCGAGCGAGGCGCAGAGCCTCGACCTCAAGCGGCCCGGCGACCCCGTCTGGCTGGTGGGCGCGACCGGCCGGGCGCTCGCGGGGAGCCACGCGGGGGCGCTGGCGGGCCTGCCCGAGACCGCCGGCGGCCTGCCCGTCTTCGACGAGCGCGCGCCGGACTGGATGCGCGCCCTCCACCGGGCCATCCGCTCGGGCTGGGTGCGGGCCGTGCACGACCTCAGCGAAGGCGGTCTGGCGCTGGCCGCCGCGGAGATGGCGATCGCCGGACGGCTGGGGTTGGACCTCGATCCGGCGCGCGCGCCGGTGATCGAGCCGCTGGGCGAGGCCGAGCTGCTCTTCTCCGAGTCGCCCTCGCGCTTCCTGGTCGAGGTGGACGCGGAGCACGAAGCGGCGTTCGCCGCTCTCTTCGAGGGCCTGCCCGCCGCCCGGCTGGGCCGGGTGACGCCCGAGCCGGAGCTGCGCCTGGGCGGCTGGCGCTGGCCGCTCGAGGAGCTGGAGCGGGCCTGGCGCGGCGAGCTCGCCCCCGACCCGCGCCCCATCCGTCCCGCGCCCGAGCCCTACGCCGCGGCGGCGGTGCGCCGCGCCCGGCCGCGGGCGGCCGTTCTCTTCGCCCCCGGAACCAACCGCGACGGCGACGCCCGGATCGCCCTGGAGCGCGCGGGGGCGCGGCCGGAGCGGGTGCTCCTGAGCGAGCTCGAGCCCGCGGACCTCGCGGCTTTCGATCTGCTGCTGCTCCCGGGCGGCTTCTCCTATGGCGACGACCTGGGGGCGGGCAAGGTCTGGGCGCTGGAGCTGCGGGACCGCTTCGGCGAGGCCGTGGACGCCTTCGTCGCCTCCGGCAAACCGGTCCTGGGCATCTGCAACGGCTTCCAGGCGCTGGTGAAGGCCGGCTTCCTGCCGGGCTGGGCGGGGCCGCCCGCGGTCACGCTGGCGCCCAACGCCAGCGGCCGTTTCGAGACCCGCTGGGTCTGGCTCGAGCCCGAGCCGGGGGCCGCCTGCCCCTTCGTGGCGGGGCTTTCCGCGCCGCTCTACGTCCCCGTGGCCCACGGCGAGGGCCGGCTGGCCGTGCGGGACGCGAAGGTGCTCGCGCGGCTCGAGGCCGCGGGTCAGGTGGCGCTGCGCTACGCCCTGCCGGGCGGCGGCGAGCCCGGCTACCCCGCCGACCCCAACGGCTCGGCGGGCCACGTCGCGGGGCTTTGCAACCCTGCGGGCAATGTCCTGGGGTTGATGCCCCACCCCGAAGACCACGTCTTTCCCTGGCAGCACCCGCGCTCGCATCGAGGCGAGCGCGGCTTCGACGGCCTCGCGCTCTTCCGGCGCCTGGTGGAACACGCATGA